In Phormidium yuhuli AB48, one genomic interval encodes:
- the prfC gene encoding peptide chain release factor 3 yields MSDDLRTELQAAIDTRRTFAIISHPDAGKTTLTEKVLLYGGAIHEAGAVKSRRSQRHATSDWMAMEQQRGISITSTVLQFLYDGHHINLLDTPGHQDFGEDTYRTLTAADNAVMLEDAAKGLEPQTRKLFEVCRMRSLPIFTFINKMDRPSRDPLELLDEIEQELGLATYPVTWPIGSGDRFTGVYDRRQEKIHLFKRTAHGTKTAEDTVFELGDPRLAEVIDPELYHQLKDEIEILNELGTEFDLEAIHSGQLTPVFFGSAMTNFGVQLFLDAFVEYSLKPYPRHSTRHDIDPTYPEFTGFVFKLQANMDPKHRDRVAFVRVCSGKFEKDMTVQHARTGKTVRLSRPQKLFAQGRESLDTAYPGDVIGLNNPGMFAIGDTIYNGKKLEYEGIPCFSPEIFAYLRNVNPSKFKQFRKGVAELREEGAVQIMYSVDESKRDPILAAVGQLQFEVVQFRLETEYGVETRLELLPFTVARWVQGGWEALEEAGRIFNTAAVKDSWDRPVLLFRNEWNVGQVQVDHPKLALSNIAPVVSGKEPIEE; encoded by the coding sequence ATGAGCGACGATTTGCGAACTGAACTGCAAGCGGCGATCGATACTCGACGCACCTTTGCAATTATCTCCCACCCTGACGCCGGGAAAACGACTCTGACTGAGAAAGTCTTGCTGTATGGGGGGGCCATTCATGAGGCGGGGGCCGTCAAGTCCCGGCGATCGCAGCGTCACGCCACCTCAGACTGGATGGCCATGGAACAACAGCGGGGGATTTCCATTACCTCAACGGTATTGCAGTTTCTCTATGACGGCCATCATATTAATCTCCTCGATACTCCCGGACACCAAGATTTTGGTGAGGATACCTATCGCACCCTGACGGCGGCGGATAATGCGGTGATGTTAGAGGATGCCGCTAAGGGGTTGGAACCTCAGACTCGTAAGCTGTTTGAAGTCTGTCGGATGCGATCGCTCCCCATTTTTACCTTTATTAATAAAATGGATCGTCCCAGTCGCGATCCTCTGGAACTCCTCGATGAAATTGAACAGGAGTTGGGGTTGGCGACCTATCCGGTGACTTGGCCCATTGGCAGTGGCGATCGCTTTACGGGGGTGTACGATCGCCGTCAAGAGAAAATTCACCTCTTCAAACGGACCGCTCACGGAACCAAAACTGCTGAGGATACGGTTTTTGAACTCGGAGATCCTCGCCTGGCGGAGGTGATTGATCCCGAACTCTATCATCAACTCAAAGATGAAATTGAAATCCTCAATGAACTGGGAACGGAGTTTGACTTAGAGGCCATCCACAGCGGCCAACTCACGCCGGTCTTTTTCGGCAGTGCCATGACAAATTTTGGGGTACAGTTATTCCTCGATGCCTTTGTGGAGTATTCCCTAAAACCCTATCCCCGCCATAGTACCCGACATGACATTGACCCCACCTATCCTGAGTTTACGGGGTTTGTCTTTAAGCTACAAGCCAACATGGACCCCAAACACCGCGATCGCGTGGCCTTTGTGCGAGTGTGTAGCGGTAAATTCGAGAAAGATATGACGGTACAACATGCCCGAACTGGAAAAACGGTGCGTCTATCCCGTCCACAAAAACTCTTTGCCCAAGGTCGAGAATCCCTCGATACCGCGTATCCTGGAGATGTCATCGGCTTAAATAACCCGGGAATGTTTGCCATTGGTGACACCATTTATAATGGCAAGAAATTGGAATATGAGGGAATTCCCTGTTTCTCTCCAGAAATCTTTGCTTATCTGCGTAATGTAAATCCTTCTAAGTTCAAACAATTCCGGAAAGGAGTAGCAGAACTGCGGGAAGAAGGAGCGGTGCAGATTATGTACTCCGTTGATGAGTCCAAACGAGATCCGATCCTAGCGGCGGTGGGGCAACTGCAATTTGAGGTGGTTCAGTTCCGCCTGGAAACCGAGTATGGGGTGGAGACTCGTTTAGAACTATTGCCGTTTACCGTGGCCCGTTGGGTTCAGGGGGGGTGGGAGGCCCTAGAAGAAGCCGGCCGCATTTTTAACACGGCTGCGGTGAAAGATAGTTGGGATCGTCCGGTGTTGCTGTTCCGCAATGAGTGGAATGTCGGTCAGGTTCAGGTAGACCATCCCAAATTAGCCTTAAGTAACATTGCCCCAGTGGTGTCTGGGAAAGAACCGATTGAAGAGTAA
- a CDS encoding DUF3119 family protein produces the protein MTSTSPSTRVDLEPIVELAPSYVIPVVLVVLAIPLMLVQVWLAGAIALFGLFLMVQAATLRLEFTQTDLDVYRSDSLIRRFPYSEWLNWEIFWQPVPILFYFREVNSIHFLPVLFNAKMLRNCLEQRCPQSTR, from the coding sequence GTGACTTCTACCTCACCCTCAACTCGCGTTGACCTTGAACCCATCGTTGAACTGGCCCCGAGTTACGTCATTCCCGTAGTTTTGGTTGTGCTGGCGATTCCTTTGATGCTGGTGCAGGTTTGGCTGGCGGGGGCGATCGCCCTGTTTGGGCTTTTCTTAATGGTTCAAGCAGCAACCCTTCGCCTCGAATTTACCCAAACTGACCTGGATGTCTACCGTTCCGATTCTCTAATTCGTCGCTTTCCCTACTCCGAATGGCTCAATTGGGAGATTTTTTGGCAGCCAGTCCCCATTTTGTTCTATTTCCGAGAAGTCAATAGCATTCACTTTCTCCCGGTGTTGTTTAATGCCAAAATGCTACGCAACTGTCTCGAACAACGCTGTCCCCAATCTACCCGCTAG
- a CDS encoding Rieske (2Fe-2S) protein, producing the protein MVVSQTSSQHWHHATSLNTVKEKGCVLVPLEGQQIALFYSEGHVYAIDNRCPHMGFPLQGSVCKEGILTCPWHYARFDLASGGTFDSWADDVRAFPLKLEAGEIWLDLTPLDDRQSHYRQRLQDGLEQTISLVIAKSVIGCLAENPNPRDPFRLGLAFGTRHTKQGWGSGLTILTAMMNLLPYLEAGDRPQALYQGLSAVARDSSGAPPHFCLHPLPQTQVEFATLKRWFRQFVERRDTEAAERCLMTAVQGQCPPQDIADMLFAAATDHRYLDGGHTLDFINKGLEALDWLEWQDAESTLASLVPGLTQATRMEESSSWRYPLDLVDILETAFEELPEVLAAGRSRSWAGDPELVSLLLADNPQATVQAMLTALKQGCPPAQLAAQVTQAAAMRVAQFNTNNDHRDWDAAHHPFTYAHAVQRGLERSPTPELLRGVFDGAMAVYLNRFLNVPPARLPNPDNRVSQPQDLLQSLGEQLDRQQQVAASGKLVAQYLYSGGDPQDLLATLAKLMLREDRNFHVIQSLEAAFRLYNQLGNSTAGISVLVAATRYLAAHSPTVRSQAQTYTIAQRLHQGDRLDQG; encoded by the coding sequence ATGGTTGTCAGCCAAACCTCAAGCCAACATTGGCATCATGCCACCTCCCTCAACACCGTCAAAGAGAAAGGCTGTGTCTTAGTGCCGCTTGAGGGGCAGCAAATCGCCCTCTTTTACAGCGAGGGACACGTCTATGCCATTGATAACCGCTGTCCTCATATGGGATTCCCCCTGCAAGGGAGTGTCTGCAAAGAGGGGATTCTCACCTGTCCCTGGCATTATGCCCGCTTCGACCTCGCCAGTGGTGGAACCTTCGATTCCTGGGCCGATGATGTGCGGGCCTTTCCCCTGAAACTTGAAGCCGGGGAGATTTGGCTGGATCTAACCCCCCTAGACGATCGCCAATCCCATTATCGCCAACGTCTCCAAGATGGCCTAGAACAGACCATTTCCCTCGTCATCGCCAAATCCGTCATCGGTTGCTTAGCCGAAAACCCCAACCCCCGGGACCCCTTCCGCCTGGGGTTGGCCTTTGGAACCCGCCACACCAAACAGGGTTGGGGAAGTGGCTTAACCATCTTGACGGCGATGATGAATCTACTTCCCTATCTGGAAGCGGGCGATCGCCCTCAGGCCCTCTATCAAGGACTCTCCGCCGTCGCGCGGGACAGTTCCGGCGCCCCACCCCATTTCTGCCTCCATCCTCTCCCTCAAACTCAGGTTGAGTTCGCCACCCTCAAACGCTGGTTCCGCCAATTCGTCGAACGCCGCGATACGGAAGCCGCCGAACGCTGTCTCATGACGGCGGTTCAGGGACAATGTCCTCCCCAAGACATTGCCGATATGTTATTTGCCGCTGCAACCGATCACCGCTATCTCGATGGTGGCCATACCCTAGACTTTATTAATAAAGGATTGGAAGCCTTAGATTGGCTTGAATGGCAAGACGCCGAATCAACCCTAGCCAGCCTGGTTCCCGGCTTAACACAAGCCACGCGAATGGAAGAGTCTAGTTCCTGGCGCTATCCCCTGGATTTAGTGGATATCCTGGAAACCGCCTTTGAGGAGTTGCCCGAAGTTTTAGCAGCGGGGCGATCGCGCTCCTGGGCCGGCGACCCCGAACTGGTGTCATTACTCCTAGCCGACAATCCCCAAGCCACGGTCCAGGCGATGCTGACGGCCCTAAAACAAGGCTGTCCCCCGGCCCAACTGGCGGCCCAAGTCACCCAGGCCGCCGCCATGCGAGTGGCCCAATTCAACACCAATAACGATCATCGGGATTGGGACGCCGCCCATCATCCCTTCACCTACGCCCATGCCGTACAACGGGGTTTAGAGCGATCGCCCACCCCGGAACTGCTACGAGGGGTCTTTGACGGGGCCATGGCCGTCTACCTCAACCGCTTTCTCAACGTTCCCCCCGCCCGTCTTCCCAACCCTGACAACCGCGTTAGCCAGCCCCAGGACTTACTCCAATCTCTAGGAGAACAACTCGATCGCCAACAACAGGTCGCCGCCAGTGGTAAGTTAGTGGCCCAATACCTCTATAGCGGCGGAGACCCCCAGGACTTACTGGCCACCCTAGCCAAACTGATGCTTCGTGAAGACCGCAACTTCCATGTCATCCAATCCCTCGAAGCGGCTTTCCGTCTCTATAACCAATTGGGCAATTCTACCGCAGGAATCAGCGTCCTAGTCGCCGCCACCCGATATCTAGCCGCCCATTCTCCCACCGTGCGATCGCAGGCCCAAACCTATACCATTGCCCAACGGCTGCATCAGGGCGATCGTCTCGATCAAGGTTAA
- a CDS encoding HAD-IB family phosphatase has translation MSPIIFCDFDGTITLEDTFVSTVERFAPDVASRVLPQIYDLRLSLQEGVHQMLEAIPSACYPELLNLAATYEIRPGFVELLDFLDECNVPLVVVSGGIEAIVEGVLGELSQRVQGIHAVKLDTQGTYCSPYSEFEGEGEMLNKLAVIQHYGEPDWILIGDSVTDLKAALAAPRVFARDRLCQYLAKCGVPYEPFETFIQVRDRLSQVWKES, from the coding sequence ATGTCCCCCATTATCTTTTGTGATTTCGACGGAACCATTACCCTTGAAGACACCTTCGTCTCCACGGTCGAACGATTTGCCCCGGACGTCGCCAGTCGCGTCTTGCCGCAAATTTATGATCTGCGTTTGAGTCTTCAGGAGGGTGTCCATCAGATGCTAGAGGCTATTCCCTCAGCCTGTTATCCCGAACTGCTGAATCTGGCGGCGACCTATGAGATTCGTCCTGGCTTTGTGGAACTCCTTGATTTCCTCGATGAGTGCAACGTTCCCTTAGTGGTAGTGTCTGGGGGGATTGAGGCCATTGTTGAAGGCGTATTGGGAGAGTTAAGCCAACGGGTGCAAGGCATTCATGCTGTCAAACTGGATACCCAGGGAACCTACTGCTCTCCCTACTCTGAGTTCGAGGGGGAAGGGGAAATGCTCAATAAATTGGCAGTCATTCAGCACTACGGAGAACCGGATTGGATTTTAATTGGGGATTCCGTCACAGATCTCAAAGCGGCCCTAGCAGCTCCTCGGGTGTTTGCTCGCGATCGCCTCTGCCAGTATCTTGCGAAATGCGGTGTACCTTACGAACCGTTTGAAACCTTTATCCAAGTTCGCGATCGCTTATCTCAAGTTTGGAAAGAATCTTAA
- the glcD gene encoding glycolate oxidase subunit GlcD has product MFSTQTSPNWKRIAKDFEAILGEKGVIRRKEELLTYECDGLASYRQKPALVVLPRTTEEVAEAVALCDRLNLPWVARGAGTGLSGGALPEADSVLIVTALMRKILDIDYDNQRVIVQPGVINNWVTQAVSGAGFYYAPDPSSQIICSIGGNVAENSGGVHCLKYGVTTNHVLGLTVVLPDGSITQLGGEIPEMPGYDVTGLFVGSEGTLGIATEITLKLLKTAESIAVVLADFTSIEAAGAAVGAITSAGIVPAGMEMMDNLSINAVEDVVATGCYPRDAQAILLVELDGLDAEVAEVTRRVTQVCWENGARTVTVAEDAETRAKLWKGRKAAFAAAGHLSPDYYVQDGVIPRTRLAEVLGEIEALSQRSGYRIANVFHAGDGNLHPLVLYDNSVEGQLEEVEEVGGEILKLCVKAGGSISGEHGIGADKRCYMPEMFTDADLDTMKWVRDAWNPKGLANPGKIFPTPRTCGEGAVHPKAKAYPGVPQF; this is encoded by the coding sequence ATGTTCTCCACACAAACCTCCCCCAACTGGAAACGCATCGCCAAAGACTTTGAAGCCATCCTGGGTGAAAAAGGGGTGATTCGTCGCAAAGAAGAACTCCTCACCTATGAATGTGATGGACTGGCCAGCTACCGGCAAAAACCTGCCCTTGTCGTCCTTCCCCGCACAACAGAAGAGGTGGCCGAAGCCGTGGCCCTGTGCGATCGCCTCAACCTGCCCTGGGTCGCCCGTGGCGCGGGAACCGGACTCTCAGGAGGCGCACTCCCAGAAGCCGATAGTGTCCTCATCGTCACCGCCCTGATGCGGAAAATCCTCGATATTGACTATGATAATCAGCGGGTGATTGTCCAGCCGGGAGTCATCAATAACTGGGTCACCCAAGCCGTCAGTGGTGCTGGCTTCTACTACGCCCCAGATCCCTCTAGCCAAATTATCTGTTCGATTGGCGGTAATGTCGCAGAAAACTCCGGTGGCGTTCACTGTCTTAAATATGGAGTCACCACTAATCATGTTTTAGGCCTGACTGTTGTGCTTCCTGATGGCAGCATCACGCAACTTGGTGGCGAGATTCCCGAAATGCCAGGATATGACGTCACTGGGCTGTTTGTGGGGTCAGAAGGAACTCTGGGCATCGCCACAGAAATTACCCTAAAACTGCTCAAAACTGCTGAATCCATCGCCGTGGTTTTGGCTGACTTTACCAGTATTGAAGCCGCTGGGGCGGCGGTGGGGGCGATTACCTCGGCGGGGATTGTGCCGGCGGGGATGGAGATGATGGATAACCTCAGTATCAATGCCGTCGAAGATGTGGTCGCCACCGGCTGTTATCCTCGGGATGCCCAGGCCATCCTCTTGGTGGAACTCGATGGTTTGGATGCTGAGGTGGCGGAGGTGACGCGACGAGTGACGCAAGTCTGTTGGGAGAATGGGGCGCGAACGGTGACGGTGGCAGAGGATGCCGAGACGCGGGCCAAACTCTGGAAGGGACGGAAGGCAGCCTTTGCGGCGGCGGGCCATCTCAGCCCCGATTATTATGTTCAGGATGGGGTGATTCCTCGCACTCGCTTGGCGGAGGTGCTAGGGGAGATTGAGGCCCTAAGTCAACGCAGTGGCTATCGCATCGCTAATGTCTTCCACGCTGGGGATGGGAATTTGCATCCGTTGGTTCTCTATGACAATAGCGTGGAGGGCCAGTTGGAGGAGGTCGAAGAAGTCGGCGGTGAGATTCTTAAACTCTGTGTCAAGGCGGGAGGATCGATTTCTGGAGAACATGGGATTGGGGCCGATAAACGCTGTTATATGCCAGAAATGTTTACGGATGCGGATCTCGATACGATGAAATGGGTACGAGATGCCTGGAATCCCAAGGGGTTAGCCAATCCCGGTAAGATTTTTCCCACCCCTCGCACCTGTGGTGAGGGGGCAGTTCACCCCAAGGCGAAGGCTTATCCCGGTGTACCGCAGTTTTAG
- a CDS encoding DUF3086 domain-containing protein codes for MPLEENTPYGSPKPDPNAPNYWDAEPEFAIEPSPWEDDPNPKPPQETGQSPVMPGGESGLPEGAIAPLGEPLQASLDSYNSPSPTSEDSNAGFYDDESSNWDDDDDAYADYDSISHDPPPEQMLQEPVEENNWQDHDDDEDEDINAIPVATDINDPEESMAVMVSPISEADSPQDKSVLPSQQEAEPEDRAWGDVEPASASTSVPPETESTAPAVAQTAPALELSPQPPSESSASPGVQDEMTSLEERAQALRQEIAQLERVKQDMQEAQAELQRDLGRLVQEGVSELKKRKQALTVDIEQLERRQERIRKEMQTSFAGVSQDIAVRVQGFKNYLVGSLQDLSVAAEQLQIEPPQAPAAAPVPVEEAPRRSRRPERRPEAATSPQFSEQGFQEQRRLIRRALDQYRNNPDYYGPPWQLRRTFEPVHAERVANWFFTQGGRGAMKSTNSRLQNILIASAIASVLHLMYKRRLRVLVLANSPERLGEWRRGLQDCLGISRADFGPDRGVALFEAPEPLAQRAERFIQAGLMPLIIVDESENQLSLGLLQFPLWLAFAPDPESTVVRDW; via the coding sequence ATGCCTTTAGAGGAAAACACCCCCTACGGAAGCCCCAAACCAGACCCCAATGCCCCAAATTATTGGGATGCTGAGCCCGAGTTTGCCATTGAACCCTCTCCCTGGGAAGATGATCCCAACCCGAAGCCTCCCCAGGAAACGGGCCAGTCTCCAGTGATGCCAGGGGGAGAGTCGGGGCTACCTGAAGGGGCGATCGCCCCCCTTGGTGAACCACTACAAGCCTCTCTCGATTCCTACAACTCCCCCAGCCCGACCTCAGAAGACTCCAACGCTGGGTTTTACGATGACGAGTCGAGCAATTGGGATGACGATGACGATGCCTATGCTGATTATGACAGCATCTCTCATGACCCCCCTCCTGAACAGATGCTCCAGGAGCCAGTCGAGGAAAATAACTGGCAGGATCATGACGATGATGAGGATGAAGATATTAATGCCATCCCAGTTGCCACTGACATCAACGACCCCGAGGAGTCCATGGCGGTGATGGTTTCACCCATCTCCGAAGCGGACAGTCCCCAAGATAAGTCTGTCCTCCCCTCACAACAGGAGGCTGAGCCAGAGGACAGGGCCTGGGGAGACGTTGAACCCGCTTCAGCCTCTACGAGCGTCCCACCTGAAACAGAGTCAACAGCCCCAGCCGTCGCTCAAACGGCCCCAGCCCTTGAGTTATCCCCCCAACCCCCATCTGAATCTAGTGCCTCCCCAGGGGTGCAGGATGAGATGACCAGCTTGGAAGAACGAGCCCAGGCCTTACGACAGGAAATTGCTCAACTCGAACGAGTCAAGCAAGACATGCAGGAGGCTCAAGCGGAGTTACAACGAGACTTAGGGCGCTTAGTGCAAGAAGGCGTGAGTGAACTTAAGAAACGCAAACAAGCCCTAACCGTCGACATCGAGCAGTTAGAACGTCGTCAGGAGCGTATTCGCAAGGAAATGCAAACTTCCTTTGCCGGAGTCTCCCAAGACATTGCTGTACGGGTGCAGGGTTTTAAAAACTATCTGGTGGGCAGTTTGCAAGACTTGTCCGTTGCCGCTGAACAGTTGCAAATTGAACCCCCTCAAGCCCCTGCTGCTGCCCCAGTTCCCGTGGAAGAGGCCCCCCGTCGCTCCCGTCGCCCAGAGCGTCGCCCTGAGGCGGCGACGAGTCCTCAGTTTAGTGAACAGGGATTTCAGGAGCAACGACGCCTAATTCGTCGGGCCTTGGATCAATATCGCAACAATCCCGACTATTATGGTCCCCCCTGGCAGTTGCGTCGCACCTTTGAACCAGTCCATGCTGAACGGGTCGCCAATTGGTTTTTCACCCAGGGCGGACGAGGGGCGATGAAGTCCACCAACAGCCGCCTCCAGAATATCTTGATTGCCTCGGCGATCGCCTCAGTGCTACATCTGATGTACAAACGTCGCTTGCGGGTGTTAGTGCTGGCGAATAGCCCCGAACGGCTCGGAGAATGGCGGCGCGGCTTACAGGACTGTCTCGGCATCTCTCGGGCAGATTTTGGCCCCGATCGCGGTGTGGCTCTGTTTGAAGCCCCTGAGCCTCTAGCACAACGAGCTGAGCGATTCATACAAGCGGGACTGATGCCCCTGATTATTGTTGATGAGTCTGAAAACCAGCTCAGTCTAGGACTGCTGCAATTCCCTCTCTGGCTGGCTTTCGCCCCTGATCCTGAATCCACCGTTGTTCGGGACTGGTAA
- a CDS encoding hydrogenase, with protein sequence MKPDRTVLLNQLTRLEAQIAQLGPINDAMSWGEVKRLLQSQPAATTGDAKAQAIALLDRFDALDHREQPGFQPLIQFKQQVRLFRNQVSNAPANELPPDVNDLLSGKHPVAQLLKAVDEGDRLTDAQWATLQPTLEKIFGQTIAIAASRGKLYVSQVTPEPVVATTSTSPATTPLASQTVPTPKSEQVRPQISGGADLLMWGDATATSAVKPAPPAPPQPTSSKDEPLIVFGAKSLTGGVQTGSLPLTVLVHIQGLGDRQFASKEFAGTRGQSRGLEGLQIRIANAIADLKLEYMAHISGVGDTPWVPEGQYLGSRGENRQVEGFAIRLTGDAASQYTIRYSGHIQNMGDTPVMGDGQYCGTRGKSLRVEGLRVWLESRS encoded by the coding sequence ATGAAACCTGATCGAACCGTTTTACTGAATCAACTGACCCGTTTAGAAGCGCAAATTGCTCAACTCGGGCCCATCAATGATGCCATGAGTTGGGGAGAGGTCAAACGCCTCTTACAATCCCAACCCGCCGCAACTACAGGAGATGCCAAAGCCCAGGCGATCGCCCTCTTAGACCGCTTCGATGCCCTCGATCACCGAGAACAGCCGGGCTTCCAACCGTTAATTCAATTCAAACAGCAGGTTCGCTTATTCCGTAATCAGGTTAGCAACGCTCCGGCGAATGAACTGCCACCAGATGTCAACGACTTACTCAGCGGTAAACATCCCGTGGCCCAACTTCTCAAGGCTGTGGATGAGGGCGATCGCCTCACGGATGCCCAATGGGCCACCCTCCAGCCAACCCTAGAAAAAATCTTTGGCCAAACCATTGCGATCGCGGCCTCCCGAGGCAAACTCTACGTCAGTCAAGTGACCCCTGAACCCGTTGTAGCAACCACATCAACATCCCCAGCCACAACCCCATTAGCCTCGCAAACTGTTCCCACTCCCAAGTCCGAACAAGTCCGTCCCCAAATTAGTGGCGGGGCGGATTTACTCATGTGGGGGGATGCCACGGCAACATCAGCGGTGAAACCAGCCCCACCGGCCCCACCTCAACCGACATCCTCAAAAGACGAACCCTTGATTGTCTTCGGGGCTAAAAGTCTCACTGGGGGAGTCCAAACCGGTTCTTTGCCCTTAACCGTCTTAGTTCATATTCAAGGATTGGGCGATCGCCAATTTGCGTCTAAAGAGTTTGCCGGAACCCGAGGCCAATCTCGGGGCTTGGAAGGCCTGCAAATTCGTATCGCTAATGCCATTGCTGATTTGAAACTGGAATATATGGCTCACATTTCTGGCGTCGGGGACACCCCCTGGGTACCGGAAGGACAATATCTCGGCAGTCGGGGGGAAAACCGGCAAGTGGAAGGCTTTGCCATTCGCCTCACCGGAGATGCCGCGAGCCAGTACACCATCCGCTATTCTGGACATATTCAGAACATGGGCGATACCCCGGTTATGGGAGATGGTCAATACTGCGGAACCCGTGGCAAATCCCTACGAGTGGAAGGGTTGCGCGTTTGGTTAGAGTCCCGTAGCTAA